CCTGGTACGAACCAACCCACCTCACTGAGATCGCCGCCGAACACGAGTTCGGCCACCAATACTGGTACGGCATGGTCGCCACCAACGAGTTCGAAGACGCCTGGCTCGACGAAGGCATCAACTCCTACACCGAAGTCGGTGTGCTCGGTGCCATCCTCGGCCCCAACACCTCCGTCTTCGATCGCTCCTACGCCAACGCAGGCGACTATGAAAATGAGCGGCTCGAATACATCGCCAAAGCCGACTTCGATCCCGTCACCCGTTGGGCCTACAAGTTCCGCGACGCCAACTCCTACGGCGGCATTACCTACGGCAAATCGGCAACCCTCCTCGCCACCCTTGAAGGCATCATCGGCCGCGACACTATGGACGAGGCCATGCGCACCTACTTCATGCGCTATCGCTTCACCCATCCCACCACCGAAGACTTCCTCCGCACCATTGAAGAAGTAGCCATAAAAAACGGCCGCGCCACCGCCATCGGAGGCGCAGTCATCAATCGCTCTGCTCAAACAGCAACCCAACCAGACACCTTACCACTCGCTGCTCAGACGGGTCTCGCCGCCGTCTTCAATGCTCCAGTCAACTCGCAGGTCATACCCGTCTCAAGTCTGCGGCCCTACTTCAACCAGGCCGTCTACGGAACCCAGGTGTTCGACTACGCCGTCGATCAAGTCTCCTCCGATCCCCTCACGTGGTGGCTTCCCGAGCCGAAAGACAAGAAGCAGATCCAGTACCTCTCTACCGTCTACCTCCGCCGCAAAGGCGACTTCGTCCTCCCTGTCACCGCAGAGATCGTCTTCGACGATGGCACCCGCCTGCGCGAACACTGGGACGGTCTTGATCGCTGGACCAGGTTCACCTACACCCGCAACGCGAAAATTCTCTCCGTCGAGATCGATCCCGACCACACCATCCTCATGGACAAAAACTTCTTCAACAACAGCTACACCACCGCAGCCAACAACATCCCCGCCCGCAAGCTCTCCAACCTCTGGCTCAGCCTCCAACAACTCTTAGCCCAACTCGCCTCCTGGATCGTATGAATGCTGGTTTTTTAACTGACCATCTGACTAAAACTGAAGGCCCCGCACTCATAAATCAGGAGTTCTCTAAATGATCGAACGTCGCAACATCTTTCTTCACGGGCTCTTCCTCACGCTGCGCCGATTCCCCGCGGTTCTCTGGGCCTACGCTTTCAACCTTGCTCTCGCACTGATCTTCACAGTCCGCCTTCATAGTCAGTTCAGCTCAATCATGGATCACTCCCTCGCCGCTCAAAAACTCACAAGCGGCTTCGACCTCGGTGCCGGAGCTGAAGTTGTACTCCGCCTGCAAGACGGCCCTTCCGCCGGCGCTACCGGCTCCTTATCGTCCATCCCCCTTTACCTGCTAGTCTATTTTCTGCTGGTCCCAGGAACGCTCTTCTGCTACCAGACCAAAACTCCTGCCCGCCTCAGCACTCTCCTCCACCAGGGCCTGCTCCACTTCTGGAGATTCGCCCGCATCACCCTCCTCACAATCCTGATCTCTGCGCTCATCCTCGGCCCTCTCGTATTTCTTCAGGGCAAGTGGGCCGAACACGTGGACAAGCACGCTGTTGGACGTCACGCCTTCTTCGCGACCTTAATCGGTTACATTCTTATCTTCCTCGTCGCCTCCATCCTCCGCCTCTACTTCGATCTCGTCGAGGTCTACACAGTCCAGCTAGGTCAACACCTGCGCCACAACGGCAAACCGGACCGCCGCATGCGTCGCGCTCTCGGCCCCGCCTGGAGAACCCTCCGCGCCCACTTCTCTCAAGCCTGGCCGGTCTTCCTCTTCCTCACCCTCCTCGGAGCAGCCGCCGTCATCGTCACCGCCCGCACCTCCATGCACATGCTCGCCCAGCCGCGAGTCTGGCCCACCGTCGTGCTCGCTCAGCTCGGACTCTTCCTCTACCTCTTCACCCGTTTCTGGCAGCGCGGAGCTGAAACCTCGCTCGCCCTCCAAAACCCGATCTTCCGCCCCTCTCCCCTGCCGATCCTTCCAGTCGTAGGCAAGATAAATCCCATCGACCCGCTGCATCCCAATCACCCCATCACAACCCATACCCCCATCCCCACCCACGAAACACCGCAGCCATCGCAACCCCTTGCCCAAACCCCAGCCCCAATCCCAGACCCAATCCCAAATCCCGAACCACCCTCCCCCTCACTCGATGAGCCAGACCCAGGAGTCTTCCATCACGATCCAACCAAACCAGCGCAATAGTCCGCGATCTCACCACAAGTTCACAGCCCGGCCATGATGCAGAAACAACCCTGCGGTAAAATGTGAATAGATTATGAATTTGTACATTCTTCGCCACGCCAGCGCCGGTCTTCGTCGAAAAAACCCCCTCCTCGACTTAAAACGCCCCCTCGACAAAGAGGGTAAGAAGCACAGCCTACAGCTCGCCTACGTGCTCAACGCATTGAACATCCAGTTCGACCTCATCGTCTCAAGCCCACTCAAGCGCAGCCTCCAGACCGCCACACTGATCGGCACCGAAACCGGCTACGAGGCCCCGATCCTGCAATCGGAATCACTCGCCCCCGCCGCCACCGTCAAAGACTTCCAGAAGCTCCTGCGCGACTTCGCCAGCCACGAAAACATCCTCGTCGTCGGTCATAATCCCAATCTCACTACCTTCCTGGGATCGCTTCTGGTGCCCGCATCCAGCCCCGAAGCCAAGATCCGGCTGCGCAAAGGCTCCATCGCCCGCGTCGTCCTCACCCGAGGCCCAGCGACCCTGCAGGCCCTGCTGGACCCCCGCACCGTCCGCGCCCTCTACGCCACCTCGACGAAGAGCTCCCGCCGAAAGACCTCGCGGAAGTAAGCCGCCTCTTTCTTCAGCGACCACGCCTCCAGCTCCGCCCCACCGCGACCTGGCACCAGCTCCAGCAGCACCCGCTTTGGGTACACATGCGTCTTCATCTGGAGCACGGCACTCGCCCGATCCTGATTCAGCGCCACCGCCAGCCGCAGCAGAACCACGGCCCGCGTTACATTCATGTGCTCTTCCACAGGAATCCACCGCATCGGCCGGTCCAGCGCATCAGGCCGGCTCTTCCCCATGTACCGGGCAACAGCGCTCACGATCATGCGCTGCTCCGGCGAAAATCCGAAGATCTCCGAGTTCGCAATGATGTACTGCGTATGCCGGTAGTGTCCCTGGTGGTTCATAAACTTGCCCACATCCTGCATCATCGCCGCCGCCTCAAGCCACAGCCTGTACTCCTCCGGCAGCTCATGCACCCGCGCCAGGGCATCGAACAACTCCACCACATGCTGTCTCACCGGCTCCACCTGCCGCTGCTCGATTCCATATCTCTCACAGACCTCCAGCACACCAGCCCATCGCTCGCTCTCGATCTTCTGGTGCACTGAGGTCCGCAGATCCACCTCCGCCAGCATCTGCGCCAACATCCCATCCCGCAAGCCCAGCGGCGAATAGCGAAAGCCCTTCAGCCCCATCTTCTCCAGCAGGCTCGCATACACCAGCGACCCGCCAATAATGATCTCCGACCTTCGCGGCCCAATCCCCGGAACCGCCTCCCGCTCGGCGTTGTTCATCTTCGCCAGCCGATCCGCCAGCCTTCGCACATCGGGAGTATCCGCAGTCAGTGCACCCACGCGCTCCAACCGCTTCTTGGCCAGCGTCTTCTTCACGAGTCTGCCTTTACGAACATGCCCACTCGCCTCCGCCAGCGCCGACGCCGTCCCCGACGTCGCAATCACCAGCCCCACCCTCGGCGTTCCCAGCTTCTTCTCCGCCCGCTTCAACTCGCGGTCGATAAACTGCTTCAACCGCGCTACATCCTCCTTCGACGGAGGATCGGTCCGCAGAAACTCCTCCTGCAGCCGCACCGCGCCCAGCGGCATACTCACCATCGACTTGTTCCGCCCCCCATCCGACAGCGTTACCTCGCAACTCCCGCCGCCCAAGTCGATCAACAGACACCGCCCCCGTGCCCCAACCTCATGCGTCACCACCCCCAGATGAATCAGCCGCCCTTCCTCGAGCCCTGAGATCACCTCGACGTTCCATCCCGTCGTCGCCTTCACCCACTCCGTAAACGCCGCGGCATTCCGCGCGTCCCGCATCGCGCTCGTCGCCACCACACGAACCTTATCCACCACATGCAGCTGCACCGCCTTGTGGAACCGCTTCAGCGCCCGAATCGTCGACGCCATCGCTTCAGGCGAGATCACTCCCGTCTGAAACACACTCTCCCCCAGCCGCGTCACCTCGCGGTCCTCGTGCAGAGTCTTCAACCGGTGCATCTGAACCGTAGCAATCTTCAAGCGGCAAGAGTTCGATCCAATATCTACGGCGGCAAAAGTGGCCATGAGGCTAGTTACTCCAGGTAAAATCAACCGGGCTTGCACGGAGATCACCGAGCAAAACCCTATGTTTAGCAAGATACATGTTCAAGGTAGTGTGAAAAACAAAGACGTTGAGACTGCGGTAGCGTCTCAGTTTGAAGAAATGCCACTGACTATACGAGCGATCATTGGTCGGGTATAGACCTCCATGGGGTCCTCGTCGCGATTGTTACCGTGGTAGTACTCTCCTTCATCAAAAGCGAGGTACACCTCCCAGAAGAGGTCTGGGCGATGCTCGTCAGCGGATGTAATCACACCGAACAAATCGTTGATAACTGCATCACAGAATGCAAACGTCAACTCGGAAGCGTGAAAACCGCGCGCTAGATAGAGTGCTATCTGATCGTATAGC
The nucleotide sequence above comes from Tunturibacter empetritectus. Encoded proteins:
- a CDS encoding SixA phosphatase family protein; amino-acid sequence: MNLYILRHASAGLRRKNPLLDLKRPLDKEGKKHSLQLAYVLNALNIQFDLIVSSPLKRSLQTATLIGTETGYEAPILQSESLAPAATVKDFQKLLRDFASHENILVVGHNPNLTTFLGSLLVPASSPEAKIRLRKGSIARVVLTRGPATLQALLDPRTVRALYATSTKSSRRKTSRK
- a CDS encoding Ppx/GppA phosphatase family protein encodes the protein MATFAAVDIGSNSCRLKIATVQMHRLKTLHEDREVTRLGESVFQTGVISPEAMASTIRALKRFHKAVQLHVVDKVRVVATSAMRDARNAAAFTEWVKATTGWNVEVISGLEEGRLIHLGVVTHEVGARGRCLLIDLGGGSCEVTLSDGGRNKSMVSMPLGAVRLQEEFLRTDPPSKEDVARLKQFIDRELKRAEKKLGTPRVGLVIATSGTASALAEASGHVRKGRLVKKTLAKKRLERVGALTADTPDVRRLADRLAKMNNAEREAVPGIGPRRSEIIIGGSLVYASLLEKMGLKGFRYSPLGLRDGMLAQMLAEVDLRTSVHQKIESERWAGVLEVCERYGIEQRQVEPVRQHVVELFDALARVHELPEEYRLWLEAAAMMQDVGKFMNHQGHYRHTQYIIANSEIFGFSPEQRMIVSAVARYMGKSRPDALDRPMRWIPVEEHMNVTRAVVLLRLAVALNQDRASAVLQMKTHVYPKRVLLELVPGRGGAELEAWSLKKEAAYFREVFRRELFVEVA